A single Streptomyces mirabilis DNA region contains:
- a CDS encoding DeoR/GlpR family DNA-binding transcription regulator, with amino-acid sequence MTAEERQREIVRAARRTGAVDVTALAAELGVAKETVRRDLRALEDHGLVRRTHGGAYPVESAGFETTLAFRATSHVPEKRRIASAAAELLGDAETVFIDEGFTPQLIAEALPKDRPLTVVTASLATAGALAEADHTSVLLLGGRVRPGTLATVDHWTTKMLAGFVIDLAYIGANGISREHGLTTPDPAVSEVKAQAIRASRRTVFAGVHTKFGAVSFCRFAEITALEAIVTSTLLPTSEAHRYSLQGPQVIRV; translated from the coding sequence ATGACCGCGGAAGAACGTCAGCGGGAGATCGTCAGGGCCGCCCGCCGTACCGGCGCGGTCGACGTCACCGCGCTCGCCGCCGAACTGGGCGTCGCCAAGGAGACCGTACGGCGCGACCTGCGCGCCCTGGAGGACCACGGCCTGGTCCGCCGCACCCACGGCGGCGCCTACCCCGTGGAGAGCGCCGGGTTCGAGACGACGCTCGCCTTCCGGGCCACCAGCCATGTGCCCGAGAAGCGCCGGATCGCGAGCGCCGCGGCCGAGCTGCTCGGGGACGCCGAGACCGTGTTCATCGACGAGGGGTTCACCCCGCAGCTCATCGCCGAGGCTCTCCCCAAGGACCGGCCACTGACCGTGGTCACCGCCTCCCTGGCCACGGCGGGCGCGCTCGCCGAGGCCGACCACACCAGCGTCCTGCTGCTCGGCGGCCGGGTCCGCCCGGGCACGCTCGCGACCGTGGACCACTGGACGACGAAGATGCTCGCCGGCTTCGTCATCGACCTGGCGTACATCGGCGCCAACGGCATCTCCCGCGAACACGGCCTCACCACCCCCGACCCGGCGGTCAGCGAGGTCAAGGCCCAGGCGATCAGAGCCTCCCGGCGCACGGTCTTCGCGGGCGTGCACACCAAGTTCGGGGCGGTCAGCTTCTGCCGCTTCGCGGAGATCACCGCCCTGGAAGCCATCGTCACGAGCACGCTGCTTCCGACGTCGGAGGCGCACCGGTACTCCTTGCAAGGCCCCCAGGTCATCCGAGTCTGA
- a CDS encoding NAD-dependent epimerase/dehydratase family protein: MPAPRTVLLTGAAGGLGTLMRGLLPDYGYQLRLLDLLPVEGEPDALTADLADKAALREAVRGVDAIIHLAGISLEASFDKILKANIEGTYNLYEAAREEGVRRIVFASSNHAVGFTPHPQGEAPFDDSALIPIDTPRRPDTFYGLSKSFGEDLAQFYWDKHGLETVSVRIGSCFAEPTSVRMLSVWMSPEDGARLFHAALTAEDVRHTVVYGSSANTRLWWDLSTARALGYEPRDDSEPYAEKLIAEQGELDPANPDHAHLGGHFTTHPPIWPY, translated from the coding sequence ATGCCCGCTCCCCGCACCGTTCTGCTCACCGGCGCCGCCGGCGGACTCGGCACCCTGATGCGGGGGCTGCTGCCGGACTACGGCTACCAGCTGCGCCTCCTCGACCTGCTGCCCGTCGAGGGCGAGCCGGACGCGCTCACCGCGGACCTCGCGGACAAGGCCGCCCTGCGTGAGGCCGTGCGGGGCGTCGACGCGATCATCCACCTCGCGGGCATCTCCCTGGAAGCCTCCTTCGACAAGATCCTCAAGGCGAACATCGAGGGGACGTACAACCTGTACGAGGCGGCGCGCGAAGAGGGCGTACGACGGATCGTCTTCGCCTCCTCCAACCACGCCGTCGGCTTCACCCCGCACCCCCAGGGCGAGGCCCCCTTCGACGACAGCGCCCTGATCCCGATCGACACCCCGCGCCGCCCGGACACCTTCTACGGGCTCTCCAAGTCCTTCGGCGAGGACCTGGCGCAGTTCTACTGGGACAAGCACGGCCTGGAGACGGTCTCGGTCCGCATCGGCTCCTGCTTCGCGGAGCCCACCAGCGTGCGCATGCTCTCCGTCTGGATGAGCCCCGAGGACGGCGCCCGCCTCTTCCACGCGGCGCTGACCGCCGAGGACGTACGGCACACGGTCGTCTACGGTTCCTCCGCCAACACCCGCCTGTGGTGGGACCTCTCGACGGCCCGGGCGCTGGGCTATGAGCCGCGGGACGACTCCGAGCCGTACGCCGAGAAGCTCATCGCCGAACAGGGCGAGCTCGACCCGGCCAACCCGGACCACGCCCACCTGGGCGGCCACTTCACGACGCACCCGCCGATCTGGCCGTACTGA
- a CDS encoding 5-dehydro-4-deoxyglucarate dehydratase codes for MTSAPLAARLSVPSGPLFFPVTAYGPDGALDLDTYRAHVRRGVEAGAAAVFACCGTGEFHALTPEEFQECVRAAVEETAGRVPVVAGAGYGTALAVRFARLAEEAGADALLAMPPYLVVAGQEGLLRHYRELAAATSLDIVVYQRDNAVFTPETVVELARTDGIIGFKDGVGDLDLMQRIVSAVRSEVPGDFLYFNGLPTAELTGLAYRGIGITLYSSAVFCFAPEIALAFHTALNTGDDETANRLLDGFYRPFVDLRAQGRGYAVSLVKAGVRLRGLDVGEVRPPLHEPTEDHVKQLAQLIERGYALLEPLEGPEGPEGEGRLGEGE; via the coding sequence GTGACGTCAGCCCCCCTTGCCGCTCGGCTCAGCGTCCCCAGCGGGCCGCTGTTCTTCCCCGTCACGGCGTACGGCCCCGACGGTGCCCTCGATCTCGACACCTACCGCGCGCACGTGCGACGCGGCGTCGAGGCCGGTGCCGCCGCCGTCTTCGCCTGCTGCGGCACCGGGGAGTTCCACGCGCTCACGCCCGAGGAGTTCCAGGAGTGTGTGCGGGCGGCCGTGGAGGAGACGGCCGGGCGGGTTCCGGTCGTCGCGGGCGCCGGGTACGGGACCGCGCTCGCAGTACGGTTCGCACGCCTCGCCGAGGAGGCCGGGGCCGACGCGCTGCTCGCGATGCCGCCGTATCTGGTGGTGGCGGGGCAGGAGGGGCTCCTGCGGCACTACCGGGAACTCGCCGCCGCCACCTCGCTGGACATTGTGGTCTACCAGCGCGACAACGCCGTGTTCACGCCCGAGACCGTGGTCGAACTCGCACGCACCGACGGGATCATCGGTTTCAAGGACGGGGTGGGCGACCTCGACCTGATGCAGCGGATCGTGAGCGCGGTGCGCAGTGAGGTCCCCGGTGACTTCCTGTACTTCAACGGGCTGCCGACCGCCGAACTGACGGGGCTCGCGTACCGGGGCATCGGCATCACGCTGTACTCGTCGGCGGTCTTCTGCTTCGCGCCCGAGATCGCCCTGGCGTTCCACACGGCGCTCAACACGGGCGACGACGAGACGGCGAACCGGCTGCTGGACGGCTTCTACCGCCCCTTCGTCGATCTGCGGGCCCAGGGCCGCGGATACGCGGTCTCCCTGGTCAAGGCGGGGGTGCGGCTGCGGGGGCTGGACGTGGGTGAGGTACGGCCGCCGCTGCACGAGCCGACCGAGGACCATGTGAAGCAGCTCGCGCAGCTGATCGAGCGGGGGTATGCGCTGCTGGAGCCGCTCGAAGGACCTGAGGGGCCTGAGGGAGAAGGACGGCTGGGGGAGGGCGAGTGA
- a CDS encoding MFS transporter, with product MTWTVTRVLGDRNAGLYLAGVVVSGFGSSAMWLVSGIWVKDLTGSNGLAALCVFALWAPTLVGPVLGVLADRTRRRPLLIALNLTLAALLPTLSAVTTRDRLWILFTVLLLYGAAGVVHDAGESALMATAVDRHLLGDFNGLRMTAGEGMKLLAPLTGAGLYAAYGGARVAVLDAVTFALAAGLYALLRVREAPPVPDSLAWRARTAAGIRHIRHHPELRPLILAAATTMLFAGVNGATVYAVAEGLGRSPAYVGLLYVAQGAGSVLIGLVSGPLLRRLGERRFAAYGIALTAVAVALRAIPSDAVALVCGAVIGFGLPCVLIAAYTAVQRETPAPLLGRTSATANTLMYAPNALGLAVGAGLIELVDYRPLLLALGLTRLLTLPPLTRT from the coding sequence ATGACATGGACGGTGACGCGTGTGCTGGGTGACCGCAACGCGGGGTTGTACCTGGCCGGAGTGGTGGTCTCGGGCTTCGGCTCGTCGGCGATGTGGCTGGTGTCGGGCATCTGGGTCAAGGACCTGACGGGCTCGAACGGTCTGGCGGCCCTGTGCGTGTTCGCCCTCTGGGCCCCCACGCTCGTCGGCCCCGTCCTCGGCGTGCTCGCGGACCGCACCCGCCGCCGGCCGCTCCTGATCGCCCTGAACCTGACCCTGGCCGCGCTCCTGCCGACGCTGTCGGCCGTGACCACCCGGGACCGCCTGTGGATCCTCTTCACGGTGCTTTTGCTCTACGGGGCGGCGGGCGTCGTCCATGACGCTGGGGAGTCGGCGCTCATGGCCACGGCAGTCGACAGGCACCTCCTCGGCGACTTCAACGGCCTGCGCATGACGGCCGGCGAGGGCATGAAGCTCCTGGCTCCGCTGACCGGGGCGGGCCTGTACGCGGCGTACGGCGGTGCGAGGGTGGCCGTCCTGGACGCCGTGACGTTCGCCCTCGCGGCCGGGCTGTACGCGCTGCTGCGGGTCCGCGAAGCCCCGCCCGTCCCGGACTCCTTGGCCTGGCGGGCCCGGACCGCCGCGGGCATCCGCCACATCCGGCACCACCCGGAACTCCGGCCACTGATCCTGGCCGCCGCCACGACCATGCTCTTCGCGGGCGTCAACGGCGCCACGGTCTACGCCGTCGCCGAGGGTCTTGGCCGCTCCCCCGCGTACGTCGGCCTCCTCTACGTCGCCCAAGGCGCCGGCTCGGTGCTGATCGGCCTGGTCTCGGGTCCCCTGCTCCGCCGACTGGGCGAGCGCCGCTTCGCCGCGTACGGCATCGCCCTCACGGCGGTCGCGGTCGCGCTCCGCGCGATCCCGTCCGACGCGGTGGCCCTGGTCTGCGGCGCAGTGATCGGCTTCGGCCTCCCCTGCGTCCTGATCGCCGCGTACACCGCCGTCCAGCGCGAGACTCCGGCCCCGCTCCTCGGCCGCACCTCCGCCACCGCGAACACCCTGATGTACGCCCCGAACGCGCTCGGGCTGGCCGTCGGCGCGGGCCTGATCGAACTGGTCGACTACCGGCCCCTGCTCCTGGCCCTCGGGCTGACCCGCCTCCTGACGCTGCCCCCGCTCACCCGCACCTAG
- a CDS encoding TIGR03086 family metal-binding protein produces the protein MTDDRTFDTFDLGPQALIVARLAAGMTQEQLDRATPCPGLAVHNMLGHLGGLAVAFRDAGRKDLGVTTDTNPGSVVPDIGPDWRATLPKALDELAEAWRDPAAWTGVTRAGGVTLPGAVAGAVAADELVVHGWDLARATGQEYEPDEVALRAAYGFLAAAAESSGPGGGVFGPVVPVPDDAPFLDRVIGLSGRDPGWKP, from the coding sequence ATGACGGACGACCGCACTTTCGACACCTTCGACCTCGGGCCGCAGGCCCTGATCGTGGCGCGCCTCGCGGCGGGGATGACGCAGGAGCAGCTCGACCGCGCCACGCCCTGTCCCGGGCTCGCGGTGCACAACATGCTCGGGCATCTGGGCGGACTGGCCGTCGCCTTCCGTGACGCCGGGCGCAAGGACCTGGGCGTCACGACCGACACCAACCCCGGTTCCGTGGTGCCGGACATCGGGCCCGACTGGCGCGCGACCCTGCCGAAGGCGCTCGACGAGCTCGCCGAGGCCTGGCGCGACCCGGCCGCGTGGACCGGCGTGACCCGTGCGGGCGGGGTGACGCTGCCGGGCGCGGTCGCCGGGGCCGTGGCCGCCGACGAGCTGGTGGTGCACGGCTGGGACCTGGCCCGGGCCACCGGCCAGGAGTACGAGCCCGACGAGGTCGCGTTGCGGGCGGCCTACGGCTTCCTCGCCGCCGCGGCCGAGAGTTCCGGCCCGGGCGGTGGCGTGTTCGGCCCCGTGGTGCCCGTGCCTGACGATGCGCCCTTCCTCGACCGCGTGATCGGCCTCAGCGGCCGCGACCCCGGCTGGAAGCCGTAG
- a CDS encoding GntR family transcriptional regulator yields MTSVPIPIPSRTQFVLEGIKHRILTGQLTPGQALVETELAAQFGVSKTPVREALKTLAGTGLVVMNQYKGVTVRMVDADMAREVYDVRLLLEPEALRRTVRREASLDAARDALTRADDASDTAERSLANREFHRALYVSCGNPLLGRMLDEVRDQAALVSAVAWAADPSWEREASEHREILRLALDGDCDGAARALHAHIESFVRRAFPAAQEEVGQE; encoded by the coding sequence ATGACCTCTGTGCCCATTCCGATCCCGTCCCGCACGCAGTTCGTGCTGGAGGGGATCAAACACCGCATCCTCACCGGGCAGTTGACCCCGGGACAGGCCCTGGTCGAGACCGAGCTCGCCGCACAGTTCGGGGTGTCGAAGACGCCCGTGCGTGAGGCGCTGAAGACCCTGGCCGGTACCGGACTCGTCGTGATGAACCAGTACAAGGGCGTCACGGTGCGCATGGTGGACGCGGACATGGCGCGCGAGGTGTACGACGTGCGGCTGCTGCTGGAGCCGGAGGCGCTGCGGCGGACCGTACGGCGCGAGGCGTCACTCGACGCCGCGCGCGACGCGCTGACCCGCGCCGACGACGCCTCCGACACCGCCGAACGCTCGCTCGCCAACCGGGAGTTCCACCGCGCCCTGTACGTCTCCTGCGGCAACCCGCTGCTCGGCCGGATGCTCGACGAAGTGCGTGACCAGGCCGCTCTCGTGTCGGCGGTCGCCTGGGCCGCCGACCCGTCCTGGGAGCGCGAGGCCAGCGAGCACCGGGAGATCCTGCGCCTCGCCCTCGACGGTGACTGCGACGGCGCGGCCCGCGCGCTGCACGCCCACATCGAGTCGTTCGTGCGACGGGCCTTCCCCGCGGCCCAGGAAGAGGTTGGACAGGAATGA
- a CDS encoding dihydrodipicolinate synthase family protein, whose protein sequence is MTATYETQRAALAEVVAIPVTPFTEDGTIDGDTHRALLRRLLDGGIRTLTPNGNTGEFYALTPEERQLVTELTIDEAGDRATVLVGVGHDVPTAVASARHARELGAQMVMVHQPVHPYVSEGGWVDYHRAIAEAVPELGVVPYIRNPVLPGARLADLADVCPNVIGVKYAVPDAARFAAFARDAGLDRFVWVAGLAEPYAPSYFSAGATGFTSGLVNVAPAVSLNMIEALRAGDYPAAMKVWEQIRRFEELRAANTSANNVTVVKEALASLGLCRREVRPPSRELPDSERAEVAAIAAGWSI, encoded by the coding sequence ATGACAGCGACGTACGAGACCCAGCGGGCGGCGCTCGCCGAGGTCGTGGCGATCCCCGTGACCCCCTTCACGGAGGACGGGACGATCGACGGCGACACCCACCGGGCCCTGCTGCGTCGGCTGCTCGACGGCGGCATCCGCACCCTCACCCCGAACGGCAACACCGGTGAGTTCTACGCCCTGACCCCCGAAGAGCGGCAGCTCGTCACCGAGTTGACGATCGACGAGGCCGGCGACCGCGCCACCGTCCTGGTCGGCGTCGGACACGACGTGCCGACCGCCGTCGCCTCCGCCCGGCACGCCCGGGAGCTCGGGGCGCAGATGGTGATGGTCCATCAGCCCGTGCACCCCTACGTCTCGGAAGGCGGCTGGGTCGACTACCACCGGGCCATCGCCGAGGCCGTGCCGGAACTGGGCGTCGTGCCCTACATCCGCAACCCGGTGCTGCCCGGCGCCCGGCTCGCCGACCTCGCCGACGTCTGCCCGAATGTGATCGGCGTGAAGTACGCCGTCCCGGACGCGGCCCGCTTCGCCGCCTTCGCCCGGGACGCGGGGCTCGACCGGTTCGTGTGGGTCGCGGGCCTCGCCGAACCGTACGCCCCGTCGTACTTCTCGGCCGGTGCCACGGGCTTCACCTCGGGCCTCGTGAACGTAGCCCCGGCCGTCTCCCTGAACATGATCGAAGCGCTCCGAGCCGGTGACTACCCGGCCGCCATGAAGGTCTGGGAGCAGATCCGCCGCTTCGAGGAGCTGCGCGCGGCGAACACCTCCGCCAACAACGTCACCGTGGTCAAGGAGGCCCTCGCCTCGCTCGGCCTGTGCCGCCGCGAGGTCCGCCCGCCGAGCAGGGAGCTGCCCGACTCCGAGCGCGCGGAAGTCGCCGCCATCGCCGCGGGGTGGTCCATATGA
- the araD gene encoding L-arabinonate dehydratase: MSQGGKEPKRPEELRSHQWYGTDGLRSFSHRARTRQLGYLPEEHLGKPVIAILNTWSDINPCHVHLRDRAQAVKRGVWQAGGFPLEFPVSTLSETFQKPTPMLYRNLLAMETEELLRSYPVDGAVLMGGCDKSTPALLMGATSVDLPAVFVPAGPMLPGHWRGEVLGSGTDMWKYWDDKRAGLIGDCEMTELESGLARSPGHCMTMGTASTLTAAAEVLGVTVPGASSIPAVDSGHDRMAAAAGLRIVELVRQDRKLSDILTADAFEDAVTTVLGLGGSTNAVIHLIAMAGRAGVTLTLDDFDRIARTVPVLANVRPGGQKYLMEDFHFAGGLPGFLSRITDLLHLDRPTVSYDSMGEQLAGAQVHDDDVIRTRHNPVAAEGGVAVLRGNLCPDGAVIKHIAAEPHLLKHTGPAVVFDDYKTMQRTINDPSLGITADSVLVLRGSGPKGGPGMPEYGMLPIPDHLLKQGVRDMVRISDARMSGTSYGACVLHVAPESHIGGPLALVRTGDTITLDVEARSLQLNVDDEELERRRAEWTAPPERYERGYGALYNEQITQADTGCDFAFLARPGKVPDPYAG, translated from the coding sequence ATGAGCCAGGGAGGAAAGGAGCCGAAGCGCCCCGAGGAGCTCCGGAGCCATCAGTGGTACGGCACCGACGGACTGCGCTCCTTCAGCCATCGGGCCCGCACCCGCCAGCTCGGGTACCTGCCCGAGGAGCACCTCGGCAAGCCGGTCATCGCGATCCTGAACACCTGGTCCGACATCAACCCCTGTCACGTCCATCTGCGCGACCGCGCGCAGGCCGTGAAGCGGGGGGTGTGGCAGGCCGGGGGCTTCCCGCTCGAATTCCCGGTCTCCACCCTCAGTGAGACCTTCCAGAAGCCGACCCCGATGCTCTACCGCAACCTGCTGGCGATGGAGACCGAGGAACTGCTGCGCTCGTATCCCGTCGACGGCGCCGTACTGATGGGCGGCTGCGACAAGTCCACGCCCGCCCTGCTCATGGGCGCCACGTCCGTCGACCTGCCGGCGGTCTTCGTGCCCGCCGGGCCGATGCTGCCCGGTCACTGGCGGGGCGAGGTCCTCGGTTCCGGCACCGACATGTGGAAGTACTGGGACGACAAGCGCGCCGGACTCATCGGCGACTGCGAGATGACCGAGCTGGAGAGCGGGCTCGCGCGGTCGCCGGGGCACTGCATGACCATGGGTACGGCGTCCACGCTGACGGCCGCCGCCGAGGTGCTCGGGGTGACCGTGCCCGGGGCGTCCAGCATCCCCGCCGTCGACTCCGGGCACGACCGGATGGCGGCCGCGGCGGGCCTGAGGATCGTCGAACTCGTCCGCCAGGACCGGAAGCTGTCCGACATCCTCACCGCGGACGCGTTCGAGGACGCGGTGACGACCGTCCTCGGGCTCGGCGGCTCCACCAACGCCGTGATCCATCTGATCGCCATGGCGGGCCGCGCGGGTGTCACCCTCACGCTCGACGACTTCGACCGGATCGCGCGGACCGTGCCGGTGCTCGCGAACGTCCGGCCTGGCGGCCAGAAGTACCTCATGGAGGACTTCCACTTCGCCGGCGGTCTGCCCGGGTTCCTCTCGCGGATCACCGATCTGCTGCACCTGGACCGGCCGACGGTGTCGTACGACAGCATGGGGGAGCAGCTGGCCGGCGCCCAGGTGCACGACGACGACGTCATCCGCACCCGGCACAACCCGGTCGCGGCCGAGGGCGGAGTCGCCGTGCTGCGCGGCAACCTCTGCCCCGACGGAGCCGTCATCAAGCACATCGCCGCCGAGCCGCACCTGCTCAAGCACACCGGTCCCGCGGTCGTCTTCGACGACTACAAGACCATGCAGCGGACCATCAACGACCCGTCGCTCGGCATCACGGCGGACAGCGTGCTGGTGCTGCGGGGCTCCGGGCCCAAGGGCGGTCCCGGCATGCCGGAGTACGGGATGCTGCCCATCCCCGACCATCTGCTGAAGCAGGGTGTACGGGACATGGTGCGGATCTCCGACGCCCGGATGAGCGGCACGAGTTACGGCGCCTGTGTGCTGCACGTGGCGCCCGAGTCGCACATCGGCGGACCGCTCGCCCTGGTACGCACCGGGGACACGATCACCCTCGACGTCGAGGCACGGTCGCTCCAGCTCAACGTGGACGACGAGGAGTTGGAGCGGCGCAGGGCGGAGTGGACGGCGCCGCCCGAACGGTACGAGCGCGGGTACGGGGCGCTCTACAACGAGCAGATCACCCAGGCGGACACCGGCTGCGACTTCGCGTTCCTGGCCCGGCCGGGGAAGGTGCCGGACCCGTACGCGGGCTGA
- a CDS encoding carbohydrate ABC transporter permease translates to MAQAAVVAKQPAPPRRRRGSATPRKLPYLLIAPAGLLMLGFIAYPVISVFYYSLQNYNPTKPWRNGFAGLDNFTHAFTSDPQFWDTLTFSAKWVFVEVGLQLLFGLALALIVNQTFVGRAVGRALVFSPWAVSGVLTSAIWVLLYNSQTGITRYLADAGIGQYGTSWLSDTSTVFPAAVVADLWRGVPFFAILILADLQSVSKDLYEAAEVDGASRFKQFLHITLPHLKDAIILSTLLRAVWEFNNVDLLYTLTGGGPAGETTTLPLYIANTSVDAHNFGYASALTTVAFVILLFCSVVYLRLSKFGGGDK, encoded by the coding sequence ATGGCCCAAGCCGCAGTCGTGGCGAAACAGCCCGCGCCACCCCGGCGGCGCCGTGGCTCGGCGACGCCCCGCAAGCTCCCGTATCTGCTGATCGCCCCGGCGGGCCTGCTGATGCTGGGCTTCATCGCCTACCCGGTCATCAGCGTCTTCTACTACAGCCTGCAGAACTACAACCCCACCAAACCGTGGCGCAACGGCTTCGCGGGCCTCGACAACTTCACCCACGCCTTCACCAGCGACCCCCAGTTCTGGGACACGCTGACCTTCAGCGCCAAGTGGGTCTTCGTCGAGGTCGGCCTGCAACTGCTCTTCGGGCTCGCGCTCGCGCTGATCGTCAACCAGACCTTCGTGGGACGGGCCGTCGGCCGCGCGCTGGTCTTCTCGCCCTGGGCCGTCTCCGGTGTGCTGACCTCCGCGATCTGGGTGCTGCTCTACAACTCCCAGACCGGCATCACCCGTTACCTGGCCGACGCGGGCATCGGCCAGTACGGCACCAGCTGGCTGTCGGACACCTCCACCGTCTTCCCGGCGGCCGTGGTCGCTGACCTGTGGCGCGGTGTCCCCTTCTTCGCGATTTTGATCCTCGCCGACCTCCAGTCCGTCTCCAAGGACCTGTACGAGGCCGCCGAGGTCGACGGTGCCAGCCGCTTCAAGCAGTTCCTGCACATCACACTGCCGCACCTGAAGGACGCCATCATCCTGTCCACGCTGCTGCGCGCGGTCTGGGAGTTCAACAACGTCGACCTGCTCTACACGCTGACGGGCGGTGGTCCCGCGGGCGAGACGACGACCCTCCCGCTCTACATCGCCAACACCAGCGTCGACGCCCACAACTTCGGCTACGCGTCCGCCCTCACCACGGTCGCGTTCGTGATTCTGCTCTTCTGTTCGGTCGTCTATCTGCGACTGAGCAAGTTCGGAGGCGGGGACAAGTGA
- a CDS encoding carbohydrate ABC transporter permease — MITKDATISAPAAPAPLAEEPRERPGRKRRAWDEVPRRHIYLPLSIYLLFTLIPFYWILLFALRPAGSTSLVPWPMTFEHFDKVWNDRSFGTYFQNSVLIAVATLVMTTLVALAGGYALARFDFRIKRGFMLALLCSQFVPGALLLVPLFQIFAKLQMINSLGSVIIAETVFQLPLSMILISGFIRNVPYSLEEAAWVDGCDRFTAFRIVVLPLLRPGLIAVGSFAFVHAWNHFLFALMFLSDQSKQTIPVGLNTLMSSDSVDLGALAAGGIIAAVPVVIVFAFIQKWLITGFSAGAVKG; from the coding sequence GTGATCACCAAGGACGCCACGATCAGCGCCCCCGCGGCGCCCGCCCCGCTCGCCGAGGAACCCCGGGAGCGCCCGGGGAGGAAGCGCCGCGCCTGGGACGAGGTCCCGCGCCGGCACATCTACCTCCCGCTCTCCATCTACCTCCTCTTCACTCTGATCCCCTTCTACTGGATCCTGCTCTTCGCGCTCCGCCCGGCCGGCTCGACCTCGCTCGTGCCGTGGCCCATGACCTTCGAGCACTTCGACAAGGTGTGGAACGACCGCAGCTTCGGGACCTACTTCCAGAACAGCGTGCTCATCGCCGTCGCCACGCTGGTGATGACGACCCTCGTCGCCCTCGCCGGCGGGTACGCCCTGGCCCGCTTCGACTTCAGGATCAAGCGCGGCTTCATGCTGGCGCTGCTCTGCTCCCAGTTCGTGCCGGGCGCGCTGCTCCTGGTCCCGCTCTTCCAGATCTTCGCCAAGCTCCAGATGATCAACTCGCTGGGCAGCGTCATCATCGCCGAGACGGTCTTCCAGCTGCCGCTGTCGATGATCCTCATCAGCGGGTTCATCAGGAACGTCCCGTACTCGCTCGAAGAGGCCGCCTGGGTCGACGGCTGCGACCGCTTCACCGCCTTCCGGATCGTCGTCCTGCCCCTGCTGCGGCCCGGGCTGATCGCCGTCGGCTCCTTCGCCTTCGTGCACGCCTGGAACCACTTCCTGTTCGCTCTGATGTTCCTCAGCGACCAGAGCAAGCAGACCATCCCCGTCGGCCTCAACACGCTGATGAGCTCCGACAGCGTCGACCTGGGCGCGCTCGCCGCGGGCGGCATCATCGCGGCCGTCCCCGTCGTCATCGTCTTCGCCTTCATCCAGAAGTGGCTGATCACCGGGTTCAGCGCGGGGGCGGTGAAGGGATGA